A window from Temnothorax longispinosus isolate EJ_2023e chromosome 1, Tlon_JGU_v1, whole genome shotgun sequence encodes these proteins:
- the LOC139817857 gene encoding cilia- and flagella-associated protein 298-like, which yields MVRLHVKKGDDSQFLYDTHVEASVDDVVCDIAVIYNGRLKISRICYEIEELAKHGVMLPPDIMGLTDEQVEELKLKDEWADKCVPMGGWTFNRDKIGRRNGRQPNEKMQEVLKKTIEDARAMTSKKLVQQEKLVTQKTVQEALDLLRGAVTIVYPMGLPPHDVIRKEFENTEDLTGTQASLEVIDVQLAQLWFSGKELLPGKKIKDFVGNNEKTKVIVKLQKRGSGKPAREPLMSEDERKQLMLHAYRRQEQLQVSTFSYTSMKISDDSFRIRYNFIIIAANKI from the exons ATGGTGAGATTACACGTGAAGAAAGGTGACGACagtcaatttttatatgataccCACGTGGAGGCGAGTGTGGACGATGTCGTATGTGACATCGCAGTGATCTACAATGGTCGTTTAAAGATTTCGAGAATTTGTTAtg AGATCGAGGAGCTGGCTAAGCACGGCGTGATGTTACCGCCTGACATAATGGGCCTCACGGACGAGCAGGTTGAGGAGCTCAAGCTCAAGGACGAATGGGCCGACAAGTGCGTGCCCATGGGCGGTTGGACTTTCAACAGAGACAAGATCG gTCGTAGAAACGGTAGACAACCCAACGAAAAGATGCAGGAGGTGCTGAAGAAAACTATCGAGGATGCACGTGCCATGACATCGAAA AAATTAGTGCAACAAGAGAAATTGGTTACCCAGAAGACAGTCCAAGAAGCTCTGGACTTGTTAAGAGGCGCCGTGACAATCGTTTATCCGATGGGACTTCCGCCACATGACGTGATACGTAAAGAGTTTGAGAATACCGAAGATCTCACCGGTACTCAAGCATCTCTCGAG GTAATTGATGTGCAACTGGCTCAACTGTGGTTCTCCGGGAAGGAATTATTACCTGGGAAGAAGATAAAGGACTTCGTGGGTAATAACGAGAAGACCAAGGTGATCGTAAAACTACAGAAGAGAGGATCTGGAAAACCAGCGAGAGAGCCGTTAATGTCGGAAGACGAGCGGAAGCAATTAATGCTGCACGCGTATCGTCGTCAAGAACAGCTGCAGGTAAGTACTTTTTCTTACACATCGATGAAAATCTCTGATGATTCATTCAGGATaaggtataattttattattatcgctgcaaataaaatttag